CTGCCGGGGATTCCCGCGGCGGGTCATCTTCTTCCCGCTTTCACTCCTTGCGGGCAAGCCACTCCACGGCTTTGCCGGTGATCTCGAAAAAGACTTCGTCCTCCCGCCTGTGGAGGGCCTTCGGGACATGAAAGGAGTGGTCGCCCCCTTCGATGGTGAGAAGCTCCCAGGGTGCTTTGAGCCGCTCGAGAACCCTCTTGAGAATGGGCAGGCCGCAAAGGGGGTCCCTCGTCCCCGCGAAGAAGAGCATGGGAGTATCGATCCCGTAGAGGTGGGAATCCCTCAACCGCCCGGTATCATTCGCGGGGTGAAGCGGGTACCCGAGAAAGATGAGCCCGTCGACGGGCAAGAGACCCTCGGCGGCCATCTGCGAGGCCACCCTGCCCCCCATGGATTTACCCGCGGCCACCCAGGTATCGACCTTCCCGGCGAGGAGCTGACCCGCATGGGCGAAGACCGCCCCCCACGTCCTGACGAGCACATCCTGCCTGTCGGGCGCACTCCTTCCCTCTTCCTTGTAGAGGAAATTGAACCTTATGGCTGGATAGCCGGCGGCACAAAGCCCCTCCGCAAAGGAGGTGATGAGCGGTGTGTCCATGTCGTTCCCTGCGCCGTGGGCCACGATGACGGCCGTCCGCTGCCCTCCCGCGCCGGGCATAAGGAGCACCCCCGAGGTCGACCGTTCCCCGTCAACGGGGATCCTTATCCGTGTCTCCGAGCGTGACTGTGATCGGGCCAATGTTTTCCCTCCTTTACCCGAAAAGAACTATACCACATAAGAAGATGGTTCAAAAGTTCAAGGGTTCAAGGGGAATAAGAAGGACATCAGGGAAGAACGTGGATCGCCTTCCAGTAGAAGGAACTGAGGAGCATGGCGGCGATGATGGACACAGCGTACAGACCCCCGGCGATGGCCACGTGGCGGGAGCTCCACGCCCTCTGTGCGGTGATCGCGTCGCTTACCATGATGAAGGGCTGTGTATAGGCCATGAAAAAGCTGTTCCCCCCGGCTATCGCGGCCACGCTCACAAGCACGGGATGGAGGCCGTAATCCTCGAAAAGCGGGATGAAAAGCGGAGAGGTCAACGCGATCGTCGAGAACCCCCAGGGAACGTCGACAAAACGGATGATCCAGAGCCCCACGGTCACCACAATGAGGAACATAAGCGGCGTCCGTGCAAAAGACAGTATTCCCGGCTCTATGAAGGGTCTTATCCACGCGGATATGCCGGAGTGCGCGAAGATGTCCGACAGGGAGACAACGGCACCGAAGAATATGATGACATCCCAGTTGGCGCCCTTTCCGATATCCTCCGCCGTTATGATCTCAGACAGAACGAGGGCGAGGACAGCCATCATCGCGCACGCCGCCGTGGGAATATGGTGATACCTTTCGGTGGCAAAAAGAACCAGCGCGCCTGTGAGGATGATGGCGGTGACCACCTCCCGGGTGCTGATCCTGCCGAGGGCACGGTACGCTTCGTGGAAGGATTCCTTCGCGACCGCCAGGGGGGTCTTCGGTTTGAGGAGGACATAGACAAGGCCGACGAAGAGTATGCCGGCGATGAACCATGGCACGGACATGATGCTAAACCACGCCTCAAAGGTGGCGAGCGGTTTCATCTCGGGGGGAAGGAACCCCATCATGAAGGGCCCCCACAAAGACCCCGTCAGCCATCCCGTACCCGGCAGAACCGCCCCTCCCCAGGCGGCAAGACAGATGAGGGCTGAGCCCCGCGACCTGTAACTCAACCCGCACCCCTCGACGAGGTTCATGGCTATGGGCATCACGACGGAAAGGCGCACCGTTATCGATGGCGTGAGGGCGGAGAGAACGAGTCCGATGATGAACCAGGAAAGAATGATGGTGAAGTAGCCCGGACGAAAGCTCTTCAGGACAAAGTAGGCTATCCGCTTGCCGAGGCCCGTCTTCGCCAGGGCGTAACCGAGATAGAGGGCCGGGATGAGCACCCAGACACCGGAACTCGTGAAACCGCTCGTCACAACGTGGAGGGGAACACCAAAAAGCACGGAGCCGGCGATGAGAACTGCCGAGCCCGCAAGGTAAGGCACGCCTCCCGGCCTGAAGATCCACAGACCGAGGGCGATGAGGATACTGGAGCAGACGCAATGACCCTCGCCCGACAACCCGGCGAAGGGACGGGCAAACGCAAGGACCACCGCACAGACCACAAAGACCAGGGTACCCAGAACCTTCAAATGCTTCACAGGCGTTCCTTTGCAACAGGATGTGAGGGGTTAGGATACCACATTTTCCATCGCCGCGCAGGCCTTTTATCGCGCGCGGTCCCCACCGGTCCTTCCGACCCCGAAAGGGATGGGGGAAAAAGGGGTGGCGATTCCGGGCGCGGGGTGGTATGTATTGGAAGGAAGGGAAAAGGAGGACATCCAATGACAAGGTTGAGAAAAACCCTTCTGTGGGTTCTGATCGCCGTAATCCTTTTTACCGTTGTGGGATTCTTTGTCGCTCCGCCGGTCCTGAAATCGGTCCTCATCAAGAAGCTTTCCGCCAGTCTTGGCAGGACGGTATCCATCGGCAAGATCAGCGTCAACCCTTACACGCTGGGTGTCCGTTTCCGGAACATCGCCATCGGTGAGCGCTCCGGTCCCGGCACGTTCTTCCGCGTCGATGAGATAAGGGCCAGGTTGGGCCTTTCCATTGTGACGGGCGTCATAACCCTCGATCATCTCTCACTCAGGAATCCCCATGTGAACATGACCCGGTATGACGACGGGTCATACAGCTTCTCCGACCTTCTCGAGAAGAAAGGGGCTCCTTCCGGGGAGACCGACGCGGAAAAGGAAGACATCACCTTTTCGCTTCGCGACATAGCGATCCAGAACGGCAGCGCCGATTTCCTCGACACACCGGTAAAGAAGAAACACACCCTGAGGGAGCTCAACCTCAATGTCCCCCTCTTGTCCAATGCCCCCAAGCACGTTGAAAAGGATGTCCGACCCACGCTCTCATTGAAGCTGAATGACGACCCTTACGTTATCACGGGAAGGACGAGGCCCTTCGCGGACTCTCTGGAAACAGCCTTCGACATCAACATCGAGAACGTGGACATCCCCCACTATCTTGCTTATCTCCCCGTGAAGGCCCGGTTCTCTGTCCCCTCGGGCTATCTCGATATCAGGATGGAGGTCTCCTTCAGGCAATTCAAGGATAAGTCCCCCCTCCTGGCCTTAAAGGGTGACATGGCAGTGTCGAAGCTCATCGTCAACGATGAGAAGGGCAAAACGGTCGTGAGCCTTCCGGCCTTAAGGGTCGCCGTCGCGTCGGTCGAGCCCCTTGCCGGAAAGATGGAACTCTCGAAGGTCTCCATCGAATCCCCTGAGTTCACCCTCGATCGTGACCGGAACGGCGAGCTGAATATCATGGCCCTTGTCCCGGAAATGAAGGAGAAGCAGAAAAGCAACGGTAACGCGGGAAAGACAGCCAGGGCCGGGAAGAAAGCCGACAGCGGCCCTTTTCAGTTCATCGTCGATAGTGTCGAGCTCACGGGAGGAAAGGCTCTGTTTACCGACCATTCCCTCAAGGACCCTGCGAAGGTAACCGTCGAGAAGCTGGAGCTGAAGGGTCAGAAGATCTCGCTCGCCGAGGACTCTCCCGGTGTGTTCTCCACATCTCTCGTCGTCAACAGGAAAGGGACTGTGAAACTCGAAGGGACGGTGGCACTGAAGCCGCTCTCTGTGAAGGCGAAGATGGACCTCAAGGGCATCGATATCCGCCCCTTTCAGCCCTATTTCACTGACAGGGTCAGAATATCGGTCATGAGCGGCGCGGCGGCGGCGAGCGGAGACCTCATCATAACGCAAATGCCGAAGAAGGGACCTTCCGTAGTCTACAGGGGAAGCATGTCCCTCGCCGGCGTCTCATCCGTCGACAAGGAGACCGCGGAGAGTCTGCTCAAGCTGAAGTCCTTTCATGTCCGGAACGTCGAGTTCGGATACAACCCTACCCGGGTCACCGCGAAAGGGGTATCCCTCACCGACTTCTACGCCAATATCGCCGTCAAGCCCGATAAAACGGTGAACCTCCAACACATGATCGTCAAGGACGATGCCGCAACGGACGATCGTGCCGGAACGACCGGCGACCAGGCAACGGCCGCGCGGAAAGAGCGGCCAGCCCCCGCCCCTGCCGGGGGCAAGACGCCCCCCGACACCGAGGAGTCCGTTCCCGTAAAGATCGACACCGTCACTCTTCAAGGCGGCACCATACGTTTTAACGATCAGTCGGTACGCCCGGCTTTTTCGACAACACTCGACCGGATAGCCGGAAGGATCTCCGGCCTTTCATCCCAGCTCAACACCACCGCCGATGTCGAGTTGCGGGGAACCCTCGACAATTCGGCCCCCCTCGAGATCACGGGGAAGATAAACCCCTTGAGCAAAGATCTCTACGTCGATC
Above is a genomic segment from Syntrophorhabdus sp. containing:
- a CDS encoding DUF748 domain-containing protein, giving the protein MTRLRKTLLWVLIAVILFTVVGFFVAPPVLKSVLIKKLSASLGRTVSIGKISVNPYTLGVRFRNIAIGERSGPGTFFRVDEIRARLGLSIVTGVITLDHLSLRNPHVNMTRYDDGSYSFSDLLEKKGAPSGETDAEKEDITFSLRDIAIQNGSADFLDTPVKKKHTLRELNLNVPLLSNAPKHVEKDVRPTLSLKLNDDPYVITGRTRPFADSLETAFDINIENVDIPHYLAYLPVKARFSVPSGYLDIRMEVSFRQFKDKSPLLALKGDMAVSKLIVNDEKGKTVVSLPALRVAVASVEPLAGKMELSKVSIESPEFTLDRDRNGELNIMALVPEMKEKQKSNGNAGKTARAGKKADSGPFQFIVDSVELTGGKALFTDHSLKDPAKVTVEKLELKGQKISLAEDSPGVFSTSLVVNRKGTVKLEGTVALKPLSVKAKMDLKGIDIRPFQPYFTDRVRISVMSGAAAASGDLIITQMPKKGPSVVYRGSMSLAGVSSVDKETAESLLKLKSFHVRNVEFGYNPTRVTAKGVSLTDFYANIAVKPDKTVNLQHMIVKDDAATDDRAGTTGDQATAARKERPAPAPAGGKTPPDTEESVPVKIDTVTLQGGTIRFNDQSVRPAFSTTLDRIAGRISGLSSQLNTTADVELRGTLDNSAPLEITGKINPLSKDLYVDLKASFKDMDLTPATPYSGKYAGYTIDKGKLSFDVRYLIQKRKLDSTNTIFIDQ
- a CDS encoding tricarboxylate transporter; translation: MKHLKVLGTLVFVVCAVVLAFARPFAGLSGEGHCVCSSILIALGLWIFRPGGVPYLAGSAVLIAGSVLFGVPLHVVTSGFTSSGVWVLIPALYLGYALAKTGLGKRIAYFVLKSFRPGYFTIILSWFIIGLVLSALTPSITVRLSVVMPIAMNLVEGCGLSYRSRGSALICLAAWGGAVLPGTGWLTGSLWGPFMMGFLPPEMKPLATFEAWFSIMSVPWFIAGILFVGLVYVLLKPKTPLAVAKESFHEAYRALGRISTREVVTAIILTGALVLFATERYHHIPTAACAMMAVLALVLSEIITAEDIGKGANWDVIIFFGAVVSLSDIFAHSGISAWIRPFIEPGILSFARTPLMFLIVVTVGLWIIRFVDVPWGFSTIALTSPLFIPLFEDYGLHPVLVSVAAIAGGNSFFMAYTQPFIMVSDAITAQRAWSSRHVAIAGGLYAVSIIAAMLLSSFYWKAIHVLP